The sequence AGGGAGTGGCCTTAGACAGTACGGCGCTGCTTGGGTTGTAGCAAGGAGTTGCTCCGGGGGGCTGTGGCTTTCCCGGGCTCTCGCGCAACGAGGCGGTTCGATTAAAGACCAGCCGTTCGGGTCGGGAATCATCGTCGTGGCTGAAATAGCCTTGGCGCTCGAACTGCAACGCCTCGCCATGGGGATCGGAGGCGGTTGCGCGCTCGACGAGGCAGCCGCGTAGCGTATGTATGGAATGTGGGTTGAGGTCGGCCGCGAGGTCCGTCGGGCTCGGCCTTGCTGCTGAGAAGAGCCGGCCGTAGAGCCTGACCTCTGCTGGCAAAGCATCAACGGCGCTGATCCAGTGGATTGTCGCCCCGACTTTTCGCCCGCCGGCGCCACCCCTGCTGTCGGGGTCGTAGGTGCAGCGTAGCTCGACCACACGGCCTGCTGCGTCCTTCACGACATCACGGCAAGTGACGAGGTAGGCGTAGCGGAGCCTCACCTCGCGGCCCGGCGCGAGGCGCCGGAAACCATGTGGTGGTGCCTCGTGGAAGTCGTCTTGCTCGATGTACACCTCGCGGGAGAACCGGACGACTCTCGTCCCGAAGGCCGGGTCCGCCGGGTGGTTTGGAGCAATTAACTCCTCTATCCGGCCGACATAGTAGTTCTCAATTGTCACCTTGAGCGGCTTGAGCACCGCCAGTCGTCGGGGAGCCCGCTCATTAAGGACATCCCGGATCGCTGCGTCCAGGACACCGTCGTCGACCGTGCTGTTGGCCTTCGAAACTCCGATGCCGCGTATGAACCGACGCACCGCCTCGGGGGGCACGCCACGTCGGTGCAGGCCTGCAAGCGTCGGCATCCTCGGGTCATCCCAGCCCGCCACGCGGCCGTCGCGCACTAGCTCCGTCAGCACGCGTTTTGAGAGGACGGTATGCGTAATACCCAGGCGAGCGAACTCACTGTCGGGGTCGCGATGGCACCGGGAGGTTATCGAGGAACCAGTCGTAAAGAGGTCGGTGATCCTCGAACTCGAGGGTGCACAGCGAGTGGCTCACCCCTTCGATGGCGTCGCACTGGCCGTGCGCGAAGTCATAGCTCGGGTAGATGTGCCAGGCCGTGCCGGTGCGGGGATGGCTGGCGTTGAGAACACGGTAGATGACCGGGTCGCGCAGGTTGACGTTCGCTGACGCCATGTCGATTTTCGCGCGGAGAACCCGCTCGCCGTTCCTGAACTCGCCGGCGCGCATCCGCGCGAACAACTCAGCATTTTCCTTCACGCTGCGGTCGCGGAACGGGCTGTTCCGGCCAGGGCTCGTCAATGTCCCCCTGCCCTCTCTGATATCGTGTGCGGACTGGTCGTCCACGTAGGCCTTGCCGATGCGAACGAGATGGCAGGCCCACGCGTAGAGCTGCTCGAAGTAGTCGGAGGCGAAGTGGAGGCCCTGCGCCCAATCGAATCCGAGCCACTGGACGTCGCGCTTGATCGCGTCGATGTACTCCACCCTCTCCTTTGCCGGGTTCGTATCGTCGAGGCGCAAGTTGCAGCGGCCGCCGAATTCCTTCGCAAGCTCGTAATTCAGGACGATCGACTTCGCGTGTCCCAGGTGGAGGAAGCCGTTCGGCTCGGGTGGAAAGCGCGTGACCACGACACGCGTGCAGCCGGTCTCGACGTCAGACGCTATGAGGCCGCGGACGAAATTGCTGGCGCTCGCGCCCGCTTCTCCGACGTCGTTCTGTTGAGGCACCTTCCGCCTCACGCCTGGAGTTCGTCGGGCGGGTGCGCGCCGAAGCCATGCATCCTGAGCGCCCATTGCAGTGCAACGACGGCGCCCTTGACCGGCTGCAGGAGAACTATCGAGGCCAAGGCTGTAATCGGAAGATAGACGCCAAGCTGAAACGCCAGCGACGGTGCATAGTCCACCTCGATCCAGAGAATCACCGGGATCAAGACGTGTCCGACGATGACAATCACTAAGTAGGCCGGCAGGTCGTCGGCTCGGTGGCCGGTGAAAT is a genomic window of Bradyrhizobium sp. CB1717 containing:
- a CDS encoding DUF983 domain-containing protein, translating into MATTVEGNVGSHDNDWTSAETAAGRNVSLSLWRGVRGRCPRCGRGRLFFAFLKVDDHCSVCRLDFTGHRADDLPAYLVIVIVGHVLIPVILWIEVDYAPSLAFQLGVYLPITALASIVLLQPVKGAVVALQWALRMHGFGAHPPDELQA